A stretch of the Glutamicibacter sp. JL.03c genome encodes the following:
- a CDS encoding AAA family ATPase → MSANPTMPSLDSTFQANCQRIFDAVQSVINGKPEAITNALTVLLAQGHLLLEDVPGVGKTMLAKSLAKSVNGSVHRIQFTPDLLPSDVTGVSVYSPQTHEFTFHPGPIFANIVIADEINRANAKTQSALLECMEETQVTVDSITHPLEHPFMVVATQNPIDSEGTFALPEAQRDRFMGRVSLGYPQREAEISMITGHHHHEPLETLTSVLQLADLRQMIKQVSSITVTERLSSYVVDLGRASRNHPHVELGASPRALIQWVRAAKAHAAINGRDHVLPEDVRSVAQMVLNHRLILTRRALADGVDVQDLIQELLSSTPVS, encoded by the coding sequence ATGAGTGCGAACCCGACGATGCCATCGCTGGATTCAACGTTCCAGGCGAATTGCCAACGCATCTTCGATGCCGTGCAGAGCGTGATCAACGGAAAACCGGAGGCCATCACGAATGCGCTGACGGTACTGCTGGCCCAAGGCCATTTGCTGCTGGAAGATGTTCCCGGCGTGGGCAAGACCATGCTGGCCAAGTCCCTGGCCAAAAGCGTGAACGGGTCCGTCCACCGTATCCAGTTCACTCCCGATTTGCTGCCCAGCGACGTGACCGGCGTATCGGTGTATTCGCCGCAGACCCACGAATTCACGTTCCATCCCGGCCCGATTTTCGCGAATATCGTCATTGCCGATGAAATCAATCGCGCCAATGCGAAAACGCAATCAGCGTTGCTTGAATGCATGGAAGAAACCCAAGTAACCGTCGATTCGATCACCCACCCGCTCGAACACCCCTTCATGGTGGTCGCGACCCAGAACCCCATTGATTCCGAGGGGACCTTTGCGCTCCCCGAAGCGCAACGCGATCGCTTCATGGGCCGGGTCTCCCTGGGATATCCGCAACGTGAAGCCGAAATATCCATGATCACCGGGCATCATCATCATGAGCCCTTGGAAACTTTGACCTCGGTCTTACAACTGGCTGACCTGCGGCAGATGATCAAGCAGGTCAGCTCGATCACCGTTACCGAACGGCTGAGCTCCTATGTCGTGGACTTGGGCCGTGCTTCGCGAAATCATCCGCACGTCGAGCTCGGCGCTTCACCTCGTGCCCTGATCCAGTGGGTGCGGGCCGCCAAAGCGCACGCTGCGATCAATGGCCGCGACCATGTTCTGCCCGAAGATGTGCGAAGCGTGGCCCAAATGGTCCTGAACCACCGGCTGATCCTTACCCGACGCGCGCTGGCTGATGGGGTGGACGTCCAAGACCTCATCCAGGAACTGCTTTCCAGCACCCCCGTCAGCTAG
- a CDS encoding NAD-dependent succinate-semialdehyde dehydrogenase translates to MSITAQREAELLAKVPTGLLINGEWRDASDGGTFDVLDPATGEKLLTLASATSEDAMAALDAADAVQAEWALTAPRERAEILRRAFDLVTERKDDFALLMSLEMGKPLAEAYGEVTYGAEFLRWFSEETVRHYGRYVTTPEGKNKVLVHHKPVGPCLLITPWNFPLAMATRKVGPAVAAGCTMVLKPAKLTPLTSQLFAATMMEAGLPAGVLNVVSGASASKISGPLMQDDRLRKVSFTGSTPVGKQLMKDAADKVLRTSMELGGNAPFIVFEDADLDAAVEGAMAAKMRNMGEACTAANRFLVHADVAEEFTAKFAEAMKALKPGRGTDADTTVGPLVEEKARDEVHALVEAAVSAGATAVTGGAPVEGPGYFYQPTVLANVANDAKILTQEIFGPVAPVTTFTSEEEAIKLANSTEYGLASYIYSQDFNRMFRVSEQIEFGLVGFNAGVISNAAAPFGGVKQSGLGREGGAEGLAEYTTVQYIGIADPYAAKK, encoded by the coding sequence ATGTCGATCACTGCCCAGCGTGAAGCAGAACTGCTTGCAAAGGTTCCAACCGGTCTTTTGATCAATGGCGAATGGCGTGACGCCTCGGATGGCGGCACCTTTGACGTGCTCGATCCAGCCACCGGTGAAAAGCTGCTGACCTTGGCCAGCGCCACCAGCGAAGACGCTATGGCCGCCTTGGATGCAGCAGACGCAGTGCAGGCCGAGTGGGCCTTGACCGCTCCTCGCGAACGCGCCGAAATCCTGCGCCGCGCTTTCGATCTGGTCACCGAACGCAAGGATGACTTCGCCTTGCTGATGAGCCTTGAAATGGGCAAGCCATTGGCCGAGGCCTACGGCGAAGTGACCTACGGTGCCGAATTCCTGCGCTGGTTCTCCGAGGAGACCGTGCGCCACTACGGCCGCTACGTCACCACCCCAGAGGGCAAGAACAAGGTCCTGGTCCACCACAAGCCGGTGGGCCCATGCCTGCTGATCACCCCGTGGAACTTCCCGCTGGCCATGGCTACCCGCAAGGTCGGCCCGGCTGTTGCCGCAGGTTGCACCATGGTGCTCAAGCCAGCCAAGCTGACCCCGCTGACCTCGCAGCTGTTTGCCGCCACCATGATGGAAGCCGGCCTTCCAGCAGGCGTGCTGAACGTTGTTTCCGGTGCCTCGGCTTCGAAGATCTCCGGTCCATTGATGCAGGATGACCGCCTGCGCAAGGTGTCCTTCACCGGCTCCACCCCAGTGGGCAAGCAGCTGATGAAGGACGCGGCCGACAAGGTCCTGCGTACCTCCATGGAGCTGGGCGGCAACGCGCCATTCATCGTCTTCGAAGATGCTGATCTGGATGCCGCTGTTGAAGGCGCCATGGCAGCCAAGATGCGCAACATGGGCGAAGCCTGCACCGCGGCGAACCGCTTCCTGGTCCATGCTGACGTGGCTGAGGAATTCACCGCCAAGTTCGCCGAGGCCATGAAGGCTCTGAAGCCAGGTCGTGGCACCGATGCCGACACCACCGTTGGCCCATTGGTTGAAGAGAAGGCTCGCGACGAAGTGCATGCACTGGTCGAGGCGGCGGTGAGCGCGGGCGCCACCGCCGTCACCGGTGGCGCTCCAGTCGAGGGCCCAGGCTACTTCTACCAGCCAACCGTGCTGGCCAACGTGGCCAACGACGCCAAGATCCTCACCCAGGAAATCTTCGGCCCGGTCGCACCGGTCACCACCTTCACCTCGGAAGAAGAGGCCATCAAGCTGGCCAACTCCACCGAATACGGTCTGGCCTCCTACATCTACTCGCAGGACTTCAACCGCATGTTCCGCGTTTCGGAGCAGATCGAATTCGGTCTGGTTGGCTTCAACGCCGGTGTCATCTCCAACGCTGCAGCACCATTCGGTGGCGTGAAGCAGTCCGGTCTTGGCCGTGAAGGCGGCGCGGAAGGCTTGGCCGAGTACACCACCGTGCAGTACATCGGCATCGCCGATCCATACGCAGCCAAGAAGTAA
- a CDS encoding DUF58 domain-containing protein, giving the protein MEKTPRFDSRNALSWVRTEGSAPATLRRVRLDLLTVRGWCTLGAGALLVFFAYLFGRHELMALGISLIVLAAVSWGLALGLRGRTGIQRQVLSTVPSVGDVCRVRLSCADSATIQERLPESFGPGPKFEAPGGLDYELIFGTRGIHQLGPAQQIVSDTLGLIQGMVNTGETMDVPIRSELIDLHRLASLGEQMLTGDARHSLSTTADYYDVAIREYQQGDSIRQVHWKASARQGKLMVRQENHVATAQALLILDTAFDHWCHSGADLRLSIPAGAEEDLPSSRRFETALSLACSIGLRYASSGYQLSFRDLNGAPLISQHPQATSEVAAPSNFESFHAATAVLALSTGAAEMNASEIFGDGLHKELLGYRDEPVIMILGELTMIQARWLATLARTVRHAEIFILVAHPERYSGVHQELAGTGWKVHLIPATMGAEHMWGGA; this is encoded by the coding sequence ATGGAGAAGACACCTCGCTTTGACTCCCGCAATGCCTTGTCTTGGGTTCGCACGGAAGGATCGGCACCGGCCACGTTGCGCAGGGTGCGCCTGGACCTGCTCACGGTGCGCGGATGGTGCACGCTGGGCGCCGGGGCACTGCTCGTGTTTTTCGCCTATCTCTTCGGACGGCATGAGCTCATGGCCCTGGGCATCAGCCTGATCGTCTTGGCGGCGGTGAGCTGGGGACTCGCGCTGGGCCTTCGCGGGCGCACAGGAATCCAGAGACAGGTGCTCTCCACGGTGCCTAGCGTCGGCGACGTGTGCAGGGTAAGGCTGAGCTGCGCGGATTCGGCAACCATCCAAGAGCGGCTTCCAGAGAGCTTCGGCCCCGGACCCAAATTCGAGGCCCCGGGAGGCCTGGACTACGAACTGATCTTCGGCACCCGCGGCATCCACCAGCTCGGTCCCGCGCAGCAAATCGTCTCGGACACCCTGGGCCTCATCCAGGGAATGGTCAACACCGGTGAAACCATGGATGTCCCTATTCGCTCCGAATTGATTGATCTGCACCGCCTCGCCTCTCTTGGCGAGCAGATGCTCACCGGCGATGCCCGGCACTCGCTCAGCACCACCGCGGATTATTACGATGTCGCCATTCGCGAGTACCAGCAGGGCGATTCCATCCGCCAGGTCCATTGGAAGGCCAGCGCGCGGCAAGGCAAGCTCATGGTCCGCCAGGAGAATCATGTAGCCACCGCCCAGGCGCTGCTGATACTGGACACCGCATTCGATCATTGGTGCCACAGCGGTGCGGATCTTCGCCTGTCCATCCCCGCCGGGGCGGAGGAAGACCTGCCTAGCAGCCGTCGATTCGAAACGGCCTTATCGCTGGCCTGCAGTATCGGGCTGCGCTACGCCTCCAGCGGCTACCAATTATCATTCCGTGATCTCAACGGCGCGCCGCTGATCAGCCAGCATCCGCAAGCAACTTCCGAGGTTGCGGCCCCGTCGAACTTCGAATCCTTCCACGCGGCCACCGCGGTACTAGCGCTGAGCACCGGCGCGGCAGAGATGAATGCCTCGGAAATCTTCGGCGACGGCCTGCACAAGGAATTATTGGGGTACCGGGACGAACCGGTCATCATGATCCTGGGCGAGCTCACGATGATCCAGGCTCGATGGCTTGCCACATTGGCGCGCACGGTACGCCATGCCGAAATCTTTATTCTGGTAGCCCATCCGGAACGATACTCGGGAGTGCACCAGGAACTGGCCGGAACCGGGTGGAAGGTCCACCTGATCCCGGCAACCATGGGCGCAGAGCATATGTGGGGCGGAGCATGA
- a CDS encoding dolichyl-phosphate-mannose--protein mannosyltransferase yields the protein MGIPTFNSADTGHVRSARQAFTFESLKQRLLPTVALSGPLMWIVPLAVTMLAGLLRFINLAHPHLLIFDETYYVKDAFSLLQSGYEREWADDSDAQFIAGDPQLTNDSSFVVHPPLGKWLIGLGMLLFGDFNGFGWRFSTALFGTLSVLLVTLCARLLFGSHTLAGIAGLLMAIDGHSIVMSRTALLDIFLMFFVLAAFYALLKDRIQGRTQLARKLSVPRGNRPDDFLLADGPMLWWRPWRLVAAVMLGGAVGIKWSALSFVAVFCLLAVLWDFAARRTAGIHRWQRSAFFRDGIYSFFTMIPIVLLTYLSTWTGWLITAGGRYRQWAVENPGEGISWLPAPLRSLWHYHQAGYAFHTGLSSEHGWQSSPWTWPFAGRPVLFYFEGYDRGANGCDLKRCTEVITDLPNPLLWWACSISMFLLIFWWLGARDWRAGAILSSAVAGFLPWLMYPERTMFFFYTLPLVPFMILSLTYMIGRFIPREPNTGLMYRSRIIVVALVIAIFLVTSAFFWSIWSGQMIADELWRLHVWIPSWG from the coding sequence ATGGGCATCCCGACTTTCAACTCCGCGGATACTGGCCACGTCCGCTCAGCGCGTCAGGCCTTTACTTTCGAGAGCCTGAAACAGCGGCTTCTCCCCACGGTTGCGCTCAGCGGACCACTGATGTGGATCGTCCCGCTGGCGGTAACCATGCTGGCTGGGCTGCTGCGCTTCATCAATCTGGCGCACCCGCACCTGCTGATCTTCGACGAAACCTATTACGTCAAGGACGCGTTCTCGCTATTGCAAAGCGGTTATGAACGCGAATGGGCCGATGACAGCGACGCCCAGTTCATCGCGGGCGATCCGCAGCTGACCAACGATTCATCTTTTGTCGTCCATCCTCCGCTGGGCAAGTGGCTCATCGGCTTGGGAATGCTGCTCTTCGGCGACTTCAATGGCTTCGGTTGGCGATTCAGCACAGCGCTCTTCGGCACGCTGTCTGTGCTTCTGGTGACCCTGTGCGCCCGGCTGCTCTTCGGTTCGCACACCTTGGCTGGCATCGCCGGGCTGCTCATGGCCATCGACGGCCACTCCATCGTGATGTCCCGGACCGCGCTGCTGGATATCTTCCTGATGTTCTTCGTCCTGGCAGCGTTCTATGCGCTGCTCAAGGATCGAATCCAGGGACGCACCCAGCTGGCGAGAAAACTCTCCGTACCACGCGGCAACAGGCCCGATGACTTCCTGCTCGCCGACGGCCCGATGCTGTGGTGGCGTCCTTGGCGCCTGGTAGCCGCCGTGATGCTCGGCGGAGCTGTTGGCATCAAATGGTCGGCATTGTCCTTCGTGGCCGTCTTCTGCCTCCTGGCGGTCCTGTGGGATTTCGCGGCACGGCGCACCGCGGGGATCCACCGCTGGCAGCGCTCGGCCTTCTTCCGCGACGGAATCTATTCATTCTTCACGATGATCCCCATCGTCTTGCTCACCTACCTGTCCACGTGGACCGGCTGGCTGATCACCGCTGGCGGGCGCTACCGCCAGTGGGCCGTGGAGAATCCCGGGGAGGGCATCAGCTGGCTGCCGGCTCCGTTGCGTTCGCTCTGGCACTATCACCAGGCCGGCTATGCATTCCACACCGGGCTCAGCTCGGAACATGGCTGGCAGTCTTCGCCATGGACTTGGCCCTTTGCCGGCCGTCCGGTGCTGTTCTACTTCGAAGGCTACGACCGGGGTGCCAACGGCTGCGATCTGAAGCGCTGCACCGAAGTGATCACCGACCTGCCTAATCCGCTGTTGTGGTGGGCCTGCTCGATCAGCATGTTCCTGTTGATCTTCTGGTGGCTGGGCGCGCGCGATTGGCGGGCAGGAGCAATCCTCTCCTCCGCCGTGGCCGGTTTCCTGCCTTGGCTGATGTACCCGGAGCGCACGATGTTCTTCTTCTACACCCTGCCGCTGGTTCCGTTCATGATCCTGTCGTTGACGTATATGATTGGCAGGTTCATTCCACGTGAGCCGAATACCGGTCTAATGTACCGCTCGCGCATTATCGTGGTCGCCCTTGTAATTGCGATATTCCTGGTCACTTCGGCCTTCTTCTGGTCGATTTGGTCCGGGCAGATGATCGCGGATGAACTCTGGCGTCTTCACGTGTGGATCCCCAGCTGGGGCTAA
- a CDS encoding DUF3488 and transglutaminase-like domain-containing protein, whose protein sequence is MSIKLSDAPATGRASDQEGPGMNQTPVVENFLACVLGSLCMAVAVLAGTASLTGVVEGSSWFPYLVLPITAMHVAAGAIRSVRALRWLALPAAILIGILAIASHDAMTANTYGFSAPQWFFSALSEAGIQLATQVPPVASSIYVDFAILVLALGVSLIVELLSSFRRTSLLVIIPLSFAPIIASLFKQEGAGIGYLALLILGVLGYAALVPRIFAKPSPRASGARLLEPKALGVFGLTALACVGSLIAASLWMPGFRTGMFPEGQRPSGDLLANNVDPLINLGRDLRSNGSEPFLTYYTSADQAPYLRSQVIKDLTQERWEPTEGLFHSDYFGDVAVNNNFTSFGSSEEVLQMTWPKGNSNPLLPLPDRSYLVNGIVGDWQWTHETSVARLGGDALGATNEISVAYAQLDITAEMIDYLDQQNLGTNDFITDDYTQLPQDQDNALQPLLRQTLQEAYGADSTPSSDLDKAVALQEYFRSGNFVYSERTPLREGYDGANAEVVKAFLDRRQGYCVHFASAMALLAREAGIPSRIAVGYAPGEATGESLVVVESEEAGALARGLETGTELTGYSVSGQQAHAWPELHLDGIGWVPFEPTPGRGYSPTYAPEPTASAAAEESTAPEVPTARSTEVPSESPTPTPQATTGTSASDGMGALWLIPLVALVVVAGLCIGPWRRQRTRHKRLDLVRSGTPDAAQALWAELLGIGMDAGSKAGDHESVGDYLVRLADDHPQLAEPLRLLQSAIEQSFYASRHPQAHDAPMLLDALHEIEHQLRSELPFGRRILGFLFPRSLASARGQRCAVKDAADH, encoded by the coding sequence ATGAGCATCAAGCTAAGCGACGCCCCCGCAACGGGCCGGGCCAGCGATCAAGAAGGACCGGGCATGAACCAAACACCGGTAGTCGAGAATTTCCTCGCGTGCGTGCTGGGCTCATTGTGCATGGCGGTGGCGGTACTTGCAGGCACGGCATCACTCACCGGTGTTGTCGAGGGCAGTTCCTGGTTCCCCTACCTTGTACTGCCCATCACCGCCATGCACGTTGCGGCCGGGGCGATACGAAGCGTGAGAGCCCTGCGCTGGCTGGCGCTTCCGGCTGCCATCCTCATCGGCATTCTCGCCATCGCCAGCCACGACGCGATGACCGCCAATACCTACGGTTTTTCCGCGCCGCAATGGTTCTTCTCGGCGTTGTCCGAGGCGGGCATCCAGCTGGCCACCCAGGTTCCGCCAGTAGCCAGCTCCATCTACGTGGACTTCGCCATTCTGGTCTTGGCGCTGGGCGTGAGCCTGATAGTGGAACTGCTCTCCAGTTTCCGGCGCACCTCCTTGCTGGTCATCATCCCGCTATCGTTTGCCCCGATTATCGCTTCCTTGTTCAAGCAAGAGGGCGCGGGCATCGGCTACCTTGCACTGCTGATTCTGGGGGTATTGGGGTACGCGGCCCTGGTGCCGCGCATCTTCGCCAAGCCCTCGCCTCGCGCCAGCGGGGCTCGTCTGCTGGAGCCGAAGGCCCTTGGGGTCTTCGGCCTCACAGCACTGGCCTGTGTGGGGTCCTTGATCGCCGCGAGCCTGTGGATGCCGGGCTTCCGTACTGGGATGTTCCCCGAAGGACAACGCCCGTCCGGAGACCTGCTCGCCAATAACGTTGATCCGCTGATCAATCTGGGACGAGATCTTCGTTCCAATGGGTCAGAGCCCTTCCTGACCTATTACACCAGCGCAGACCAAGCACCTTACCTTCGCAGCCAGGTCATCAAGGACCTGACCCAGGAACGCTGGGAGCCCACCGAGGGCCTCTTCCATTCCGATTACTTCGGCGATGTCGCGGTCAACAATAATTTCACGTCGTTCGGCAGCTCGGAAGAAGTACTGCAGATGACGTGGCCCAAGGGCAATAGCAATCCACTGTTGCCGCTTCCAGACCGAAGTTACCTGGTCAACGGAATCGTTGGCGATTGGCAGTGGACCCATGAGACCTCTGTGGCCCGGCTTGGCGGCGACGCGCTCGGAGCGACCAACGAAATTTCGGTCGCCTACGCGCAACTGGACATCACCGCGGAGATGATCGACTACCTTGACCAGCAGAATCTCGGGACGAACGACTTCATCACCGATGACTACACCCAGCTGCCGCAGGACCAGGACAATGCGCTGCAACCGTTGCTGAGGCAGACGCTTCAAGAAGCCTACGGGGCGGACAGCACGCCGAGCAGCGACCTGGACAAGGCCGTGGCGCTCCAGGAGTACTTCCGTTCCGGGAACTTCGTCTACTCTGAGCGCACTCCCTTACGCGAAGGCTATGACGGGGCCAACGCCGAAGTAGTCAAGGCGTTCCTTGACCGGCGTCAGGGATACTGCGTCCACTTCGCCTCGGCGATGGCATTGCTCGCACGAGAAGCAGGGATTCCCTCGCGGATTGCCGTGGGCTACGCGCCCGGTGAAGCCACCGGAGAATCCCTGGTGGTGGTCGAATCCGAAGAAGCAGGAGCGTTAGCCAGAGGCCTTGAGACCGGGACCGAATTGACAGGCTACAGCGTCAGCGGACAGCAGGCCCATGCCTGGCCTGAACTGCATCTTGACGGTATTGGCTGGGTTCCTTTTGAACCGACCCCCGGCCGCGGCTATAGCCCGACCTACGCGCCAGAGCCAACCGCCTCCGCTGCGGCGGAGGAAAGCACAGCACCTGAAGTGCCCACCGCACGCAGCACCGAGGTGCCTTCCGAATCGCCGACTCCTACCCCGCAGGCTACGACGGGGACTTCGGCCAGCGACGGAATGGGTGCCCTCTGGCTGATTCCGCTGGTGGCCCTCGTAGTGGTTGCGGGATTGTGCATCGGCCCGTGGCGCCGGCAGCGCACCCGGCACAAGCGCCTCGATCTGGTTCGTTCAGGCACGCCCGACGCGGCCCAGGCGCTCTGGGCCGAGTTGCTGGGCATCGGGATGGATGCTGGGAGCAAGGCGGGCGACCACGAATCGGTGGGCGACTACCTCGTGAGGCTGGCAGACGATCATCCGCAGCTCGCCGAGCCATTGCGCCTGCTGCAAAGCGCCATCGAGCAAAGCTTCTACGCCTCGCGCCATCCGCAGGCGCACGACGCCCCGATGCTGCTAGACGCCCTGCACGAGATCGAGCACCAGCTGCGAAGCGAGTTGCCCTTCGGACGCCGGATCCTCGGTTTCCTTTTCCCGCGTTCCCTGGCCTCTGCCCGAGGACAGCGCTGCGCCGTGAAAGACGCCGCAGATCATTAG
- the rsmI gene encoding 16S rRNA (cytidine(1402)-2'-O)-methyltransferase, translated as MQISENEGVIVLGATPIGNLSDASPRLREMMATADIIAAEDTRNFHHLAHALGIKITAKVMSLHEHNEAHKLSEVIDLAAQGATILVVSDAGMPAVSDPGYPLVAAALSAGIRVTAVPGPSAVLTALSLSGLPTGRFTFEGFLPRKAGERRKRLDSLLTEERTMVFFEAPHRLDDFLEAAVQAFGEDRQAAVARELTKKFEEVRRDSLGSLLQWAQEGVRGEIVVVIHGAEEAEPATVEELLPKVAQLVEQGTRMKQAVAEVAEKFGVKKRDLYEAVLAERHEADK; from the coding sequence GTGCAGATCTCAGAGAATGAGGGCGTCATCGTCCTCGGCGCTACCCCAATTGGCAACCTATCCGATGCATCCCCGCGCTTGCGGGAGATGATGGCCACCGCGGATATCATCGCCGCAGAGGATACGAGGAACTTCCACCACTTGGCCCACGCGCTGGGAATCAAGATCACCGCCAAGGTCATGAGCCTCCATGAGCACAACGAGGCGCACAAGCTCTCGGAAGTCATCGATCTGGCAGCCCAAGGCGCCACGATCCTCGTAGTCTCTGATGCCGGAATGCCCGCAGTGTCCGACCCCGGCTACCCGCTGGTAGCGGCAGCGCTCAGCGCAGGCATTCGCGTCACCGCGGTCCCAGGCCCGTCTGCGGTGCTCACTGCGCTCTCGCTCTCCGGCCTTCCCACAGGGCGTTTTACCTTTGAGGGATTCCTGCCGCGCAAGGCAGGGGAGCGGCGCAAGCGGCTGGACTCGCTGCTCACCGAAGAGCGCACCATGGTGTTCTTTGAAGCGCCGCACCGCCTGGATGATTTCCTGGAAGCCGCCGTCCAAGCCTTTGGCGAGGACCGACAGGCGGCCGTGGCCCGCGAATTGACCAAGAAGTTCGAAGAGGTCCGGCGCGACTCGCTCGGCTCGTTGCTGCAGTGGGCGCAGGAGGGCGTGCGTGGTGAGATCGTGGTGGTGATCCACGGTGCAGAGGAAGCCGAGCCGGCCACCGTAGAAGAGTTGTTACCCAAGGTTGCGCAACTGGTGGAGCAGGGCACTCGAATGAAGCAAGCGGTGGCTGAGGTGGCCGAAAAATTCGGGGTGAAGAAACGCGATCTTTATGAGGCTGTGCTGGCCGAACGTCACGAAGCGGATAAATAG
- a CDS encoding AMP-dependent synthetase/ligase, producing MQEVTVELLTELAPEFNTTNLLIDRVARGADQPLFSVQRDGSWHDVSASGFLADVKRLAMTLINDGLQPGDKVAIISRTRYEWALAEEAIWFAGGVSVPIYETSSPFQIEWILRDSGARVVFAEDHALRANVRQAVAQLGEEVRIHIFEGSDQADKSLIPSAGLHQLLVDPQRVNEELIESRRASMALEDVATMVYTSGTTGRPKGCNMSHSNFAMVAHNLAAHMLDILGDQRRTLMFLPLAHVLARAVQQTCIHGGSIIAHSSSMANLVQDMAAVKPGFLLAVPRVFEKIRTTALATAEGSGKADLFLKAEQTAIEVSRIRDARARGQKARMPLGLRARHALFNKVLYPKLRGVFGGECGYAISGASALNQDLAHFFRGAGIELVEGYGLTETTAPATVNQASSTRVGTVGRPIPGTSVRIAEDGEILIKGIGVFSGYHNNPKATAEVFDAEGYFKTGDTGVLDEAGYLKVTGRKKELIVTAGGKNVSPGPLEEMVRAGRIVAQCVLVGEQRPFISAMVTLDPEELVLWGKAKGLGDLPLAQAAVHPEVIAEVQSYVDTANLTVSQAESIRKFAVLDEEFTEASGHLTNSLKLKRQAVLEQFDEQIQAFYTK from the coding sequence ATGCAAGAAGTAACCGTCGAGCTGCTCACTGAATTAGCACCAGAGTTCAATACGACGAATCTTCTGATCGACCGCGTCGCCCGCGGCGCAGATCAACCCCTGTTCAGCGTGCAGCGCGACGGCTCCTGGCACGACGTCAGCGCGTCGGGCTTCCTCGCCGATGTGAAGCGCCTGGCGATGACCTTGATCAACGACGGGCTGCAGCCTGGCGACAAGGTCGCGATCATCTCCCGCACGCGCTACGAGTGGGCACTGGCAGAAGAGGCCATCTGGTTTGCCGGCGGCGTCTCGGTGCCCATCTATGAGACCTCCAGCCCCTTCCAGATCGAATGGATCCTGCGCGATTCCGGAGCACGCGTCGTCTTCGCCGAGGATCACGCGCTGCGCGCCAATGTGCGCCAGGCCGTGGCGCAGCTGGGCGAAGAGGTCCGCATCCATATCTTTGAAGGATCCGATCAGGCCGATAAGTCGCTGATCCCCTCGGCCGGGCTGCACCAGCTTCTTGTTGATCCGCAGCGGGTCAACGAAGAGCTCATCGAATCGCGTCGCGCCAGCATGGCGCTCGAAGATGTAGCCACCATGGTCTACACCTCGGGCACCACCGGCCGTCCCAAGGGCTGCAATATGTCCCATTCGAACTTCGCCATGGTGGCCCACAATCTTGCCGCGCATATGCTCGATATCCTCGGAGACCAGCGCCGCACGCTGATGTTCCTGCCGCTGGCCCATGTTCTGGCGCGCGCCGTGCAGCAGACCTGCATCCACGGCGGATCGATCATCGCCCATTCCAGCTCCATGGCCAATCTGGTCCAGGACATGGCCGCGGTGAAGCCCGGCTTCCTCTTGGCGGTGCCCCGCGTCTTCGAAAAGATCCGCACCACTGCCCTGGCCACCGCCGAGGGCAGCGGCAAGGCCGACTTGTTCTTGAAGGCCGAGCAGACCGCCATCGAGGTCTCCAGGATCCGTGACGCCCGTGCTCGCGGCCAGAAGGCACGCATGCCGCTGGGCCTGCGGGCCCGCCACGCGCTGTTCAACAAGGTCCTCTATCCGAAGCTGCGCGGCGTCTTCGGCGGCGAGTGCGGCTACGCGATCTCCGGGGCCAGCGCGCTGAACCAGGATCTGGCACATTTCTTCCGCGGCGCCGGCATCGAGCTGGTGGAAGGCTACGGACTGACCGAGACCACGGCCCCTGCCACGGTGAACCAGGCGTCGAGTACCCGGGTGGGCACCGTGGGCCGGCCTATCCCCGGTACCAGCGTCAGGATCGCCGAGGACGGAGAGATCCTGATCAAGGGCATTGGCGTCTTCTCCGGCTACCACAACAATCCCAAGGCCACCGCAGAGGTCTTCGACGCCGAGGGCTACTTCAAGACCGGTGACACCGGTGTCCTGGATGAAGCCGGATACCTGAAGGTCACCGGCCGCAAGAAGGAACTGATCGTCACAGCTGGCGGCAAGAACGTCTCGCCTGGCCCGCTGGAGGAAATGGTGCGCGCTGGCCGCATCGTGGCCCAGTGCGTCCTGGTCGGTGAACAGCGCCCGTTTATTTCCGCCATGGTCACCTTGGATCCCGAGGAACTGGTGCTCTGGGGCAAGGCCAAGGGCCTGGGCGATTTGCCCCTGGCCCAGGCAGCTGTGCATCCGGAGGTCATTGCCGAAGTCCAAAGCTATGTGGACACCGCGAATCTGACGGTGTCCCAGGCCGAGTCCATCCGCAAATTCGCGGTCCTCGATGAGGAATTCACCGAAGCCTCCGGACACCTGACCAATTCGCTCAAGCTCAAGCGGCAGGCCGTCCTTGAGCAGTTTGATGAGCAGATCCAGGCCTTCTACACCAAATAG